A single genomic interval of Helianthus annuus cultivar XRQ/B chromosome 6, HanXRQr2.0-SUNRISE, whole genome shotgun sequence harbors:
- the LOC110864592 gene encoding uncharacterized protein LOC110864592 isoform X2, with protein sequence MEDASNSVREVILKEVPDWDSEVTVSARFKAFSGQRSDWEPRYQFWKNLIIKIVRHLGIFIIRPSVVEMYNSGDLLCSSDLIDPKSGQLTQLFHKVRHLLPLSKPAFPSEDEFIVSSVLQEKSDEVVKLISEDHWTSSCIITMSKFQVICGGPKQASVILSHLSKCGRAKYAAIRRNDLIEGVKVSLSSKTISGATSSDYDILHLTWTAEKLQLQIDMIDQLCNKSKTSALASLKSGNKVSARRQARELKLQSERREKCDVLLRRVEEVLRAIADAEDSKEVFEAIKSGTKAMKDKMITIEEVQQCLDDLDETITSQKQVEKVLGSVPPYYEDFDEDIEDELDKLMEESRNTSADGAAREHETTLGTAESLSNTLSALKLADNDVAVKEPTEASNVSKVLELAHS encoded by the exons ATGGAAGACGCAAGTAACAGCGTAAGAGAAGTGATACTGAAGGAAGTCCCCGATTGGGATTCGGAGGTGACAGTGAGCGCTAGATTCAAAGCATTCAGCGGTCAGAGGTCTGATTGGGAACCAAGGTACCAATTCTGGAAGAATTTAATCATCAAAATCGTTCGTCATCTTGGCATCTTCATCATCCGTCCTTCAGTG GTTGAAATGTATAATTCCGGGGACCTTTTATGTAGCAGCGATCTTATCGACCCCAAAAGTGGCCAACTCACCCAATTATTCCACAAAGTTAGACATTTGCTTCCTTTATCTAAACCTGCATTTCCCTCAGAAGATGAGTTCATCGTTTCGTCGGTCCTACAG GAGAAATCTGATGAAGTTGTCAAGCTAATATCTGAAGATCACTGGACGTCTTCATGCATAATTACAATGAGCAAATTTCAAGTGATCTGTGGAGGGCCAAAACAAGCGTCGGTGATCTTGAGCCATCTGTCCAAATGTGGGAGGGCGAAGTATGCTGCGATTAGGCGGAATGATCTTATAGAG GGTGTGAAAGTGTCTCTTTCTTCCAAAACTATCTCTGGTGCTACAAGTTCAGATTATGATATTTTGCACTTGACTTGGACCGCAGAGAAGCTCCAGCTACAAATTGATATGATCGATCAACTTTGTAACAA GTCGAAAACCTCGGCTTTGGCTTCTTTAAAATCGGGGAACAAAGTCAGTGCGCGGAGGCAGGCAAGAGAACTAAAGTTGCAATCTGAACGTAGAGAAAAATGTGATGTGCTTTTAAGGCGAGTAGAGGAAGTCCTCAGAGCCATAGCAGACGCTGAAGATTCAAAAGAG GTTTTCGAAGCTATTAAAAGCGGTACAAAGGCAATGAAGGATAAGATGATTACCATAGAAGAAGTGCAGCAGTGTTTAGATGATCTTGATGAAACAATCACTTCACAAAAGCAAGTAGAAAAAGTCTTAG GTTCGGTTCCACCATATTACGAAGACTTTGATGAAGATATTGAAGACGAGTTGGATAAACTCATGGAAGAAAGTAGAAACACGTCAGCAGACGGTGCCGCAAGGGAACATGAAACCACCTTGGGAACAGCTGAATCGCTGAGTAACACCCTCTCGGCTCTTAAGCTTGCAGATAATGACGTGGCCGTAAAGGAACCAACAGAAGCGTCAAATGTATCAAAGGTTCTTGAGCTTGCACATTCCTGA
- the LOC110864592 gene encoding charged multivesicular body protein 7 isoform X1 — protein MEDASNSVREVILKEVPDWDSEVTVSARFKAFSGQRSDWEPRYQFWKNLIIKIVRHLGIFIIRPSVVTNVWFNQGGLVPLCIDHVLVEMYNSGDLLCSSDLIDPKSGQLTQLFHKVRHLLPLSKPAFPSEDEFIVSSVLQEKSDEVVKLISEDHWTSSCIITMSKFQVICGGPKQASVILSHLSKCGRAKYAAIRRNDLIEGVKVSLSSKTISGATSSDYDILHLTWTAEKLQLQIDMIDQLCNKSKTSALASLKSGNKVSARRQARELKLQSERREKCDVLLRRVEEVLRAIADAEDSKEVFEAIKSGTKAMKDKMITIEEVQQCLDDLDETITSQKQVEKVLGSVPPYYEDFDEDIEDELDKLMEESRNTSADGAAREHETTLGTAESLSNTLSALKLADNDVAVKEPTEASNVSKVLELAHS, from the exons ATGGAAGACGCAAGTAACAGCGTAAGAGAAGTGATACTGAAGGAAGTCCCCGATTGGGATTCGGAGGTGACAGTGAGCGCTAGATTCAAAGCATTCAGCGGTCAGAGGTCTGATTGGGAACCAAGGTACCAATTCTGGAAGAATTTAATCATCAAAATCGTTCGTCATCTTGGCATCTTCATCATCCGTCCTTCAGTG GTTACAAATGTCTGGTTTAATCAGGGAGGCTTGGTTCCTTTATGCATCGATCATGTTCTg GTTGAAATGTATAATTCCGGGGACCTTTTATGTAGCAGCGATCTTATCGACCCCAAAAGTGGCCAACTCACCCAATTATTCCACAAAGTTAGACATTTGCTTCCTTTATCTAAACCTGCATTTCCCTCAGAAGATGAGTTCATCGTTTCGTCGGTCCTACAG GAGAAATCTGATGAAGTTGTCAAGCTAATATCTGAAGATCACTGGACGTCTTCATGCATAATTACAATGAGCAAATTTCAAGTGATCTGTGGAGGGCCAAAACAAGCGTCGGTGATCTTGAGCCATCTGTCCAAATGTGGGAGGGCGAAGTATGCTGCGATTAGGCGGAATGATCTTATAGAG GGTGTGAAAGTGTCTCTTTCTTCCAAAACTATCTCTGGTGCTACAAGTTCAGATTATGATATTTTGCACTTGACTTGGACCGCAGAGAAGCTCCAGCTACAAATTGATATGATCGATCAACTTTGTAACAA GTCGAAAACCTCGGCTTTGGCTTCTTTAAAATCGGGGAACAAAGTCAGTGCGCGGAGGCAGGCAAGAGAACTAAAGTTGCAATCTGAACGTAGAGAAAAATGTGATGTGCTTTTAAGGCGAGTAGAGGAAGTCCTCAGAGCCATAGCAGACGCTGAAGATTCAAAAGAG GTTTTCGAAGCTATTAAAAGCGGTACAAAGGCAATGAAGGATAAGATGATTACCATAGAAGAAGTGCAGCAGTGTTTAGATGATCTTGATGAAACAATCACTTCACAAAAGCAAGTAGAAAAAGTCTTAG GTTCGGTTCCACCATATTACGAAGACTTTGATGAAGATATTGAAGACGAGTTGGATAAACTCATGGAAGAAAGTAGAAACACGTCAGCAGACGGTGCCGCAAGGGAACATGAAACCACCTTGGGAACAGCTGAATCGCTGAGTAACACCCTCTCGGCTCTTAAGCTTGCAGATAATGACGTGGCCGTAAAGGAACCAACAGAAGCGTCAAATGTATCAAAGGTTCTTGAGCTTGCACATTCCTGA
- the LOC110864591 gene encoding protein ABC transporter 1, mitochondrial yields MASLKDLSKLATGLSLVAKEAVKRTNLDKPDLQALARRAILSLTDISGLTEGQIRKFTGPTPNAHSKNDTVVYFTDTPSPDNININIPAPTPSDQNNIPTAVVSDRVTGSGDGESEAVTSVSHAVSLDGGDATAAAAVEEVDRTVTDSPENAPPVTELPEKVTPVMQRRRRERKVPSTPFSRAIGFAGLGAGLAWGTVQESARRIVFGKRESQGNQSALSPFLSEKNAERLALALCRMRGAALKLGQMLSIQDESLVPAPILAALDIVRQGADVMPRSQLNQVLDSELGPNWSSKLKSFDYNPLAAASIGQVHLAVTKDGTQVAMKIQYPGVADSIESDIENVKLLLDYTNLIPEGLYLDRAMKVAKEELSRECDYELESSNQKTFRELLSNVDGFYVPFVVDEISSKKVLTTELVHGIPIDKVALLDQETRSYVGKKLLELTLKELFVFRFMQTDPNWSNFLYNEDTRTINLIDFGAARSYPKPFVDDYLRMVVACANCDRESVIEMSQRLGFLSGKESEIMLDAHVQAAFVVGLPFAKPGDYDFRANNITQSLSNIGGTMLRHRLTPPPDEVYSLHRKLAGAFLACIKIGAVVPCRDLLLQVYESYKFDD; encoded by the exons ATGGCATCATTAAAAGACCTCAGCAAGCTGGCGACCGGACTCTCTCTAGTCGCCAAAGAGGCCGTTAAACGGACCAATCTCGACAAACCAGACCTACAAGCCCTAGCCCGGCGAGCCATCTTATCACTCACCGACATATCCGGTCTCACAGAAGGCCAAATCCGTAAATTCACCGGTCCTACACCCAATGCACATTCCAAAAACGACACCGTTGTATATTTTACAGATACACCGTCACCggataatattaatattaatataccGGCGCCTACACCTTCCGATCAGAATAATATTCCAACAGCGGTTGTTTCTGATCGTGTAACTGGTTCTGGTGACGGAGAGTCTGAAGCGGTTACGAGCGTTAGTCATGCGGTTAGTTTGGACGGTGGTGATGCGACTGCGGCTGCGGCGGTTGAAGAAGTTGATCGGACGGTGACTGATTCGCCGGAGAATGCACCGCCGGTGACTGAATTGCCGGAGAAAGTAACGCCGGTGATGCAGAGGAGACGGAGGGAGAGGAAGGTTCCGTCTACTCCGTTCTCCAGAGCGATTGG GTTTGCTGGCCTAGGGGCTGGGCTTGCTTGGGGAACAGTGCAGGAGTCTGCTAGGAGAATTGTGTTTGGTAAAAGGGAATCACAAGGGAATCAGTCTGCGCTTTCACCGTTTTTATCGGAAAAGAATGCGGAGCGTTTGGCTCTTGCTCTATGTAGGATGCGTGGAGCAGCGCTGAAACTAGGACAAATGTTGAGTATCCAGGATGAATCTCTTGTTCCTGCTCCG ATATTGGCAGCTTTAGATATTGTTCGTCAGGGTGCCGATGTAATGCCAAGAAGCCAGCTTAATCAAGTTTTGGACTCTGAATTAGGCCCCAACTGGTCTTCTAAGTTGAAAAGCTTTGATTACAATCCACTCGCTGCTGCAAGTATAGGCCAG GTACACCTAGCTGTCACCAAGGATGGTACTCAAGTTGCAATGAAAATTCAATATCCCGGTGTTGCAGATAGCATTGAAAGCGACATTGAGAATGTAAAATTGCTCTTGGATTATACAAATCTGATTCCAGAGGGTTTGTATCTTGATAGAGCTATGAAG GTGGCAAAAGAAGAATTATCACGTGAATGCGACTACGAGTTGGAGTCATCAAATCAGAAAACATTCCGCGAATTGCTATCAAATGTAGACGGGTTTTATGTTCCCTTCGTTGTAGATGAAATATCAAGTAAAAAGGTTCTTACCACAGAACTTGTTcatg GAATTCCTATTGATAAGGTTGCACTTCTGGATCAAGAGACCCGTAGTTATGTTGGGAAAAAGTTGCTTGAGCTTACATTAAAGGAGCTATTTGTATTCAGATTCATGCAG ACTGATCCAAATTGGAGTAATTTTTTGTACAATGAGGATACACGAACAATAAATCTCATTGACTTTGGTGCCGCTCGAAGTTACCCTAAGCCTTTTGTTGATGATTACTTGAGAATG GTTGTTGCATGTGCAAATTGTGACCGGGAAAGTGTAATCGAGATGTCACAGAGGCTTGGTTTCTTGTCGGGCAAGGAATCAGAGATAATGCTGGACGCACATGTTCAGGCGGCTTTTGTTGTAGGTTTGCCATTTGCAAAACCCGGGGATTATGATTTCCGTGCTAATAATATAACTCAAAGCCTTTCAAACATCGGTGGAACGATGTTGAGACACAGATTAACACCACCACCTGATGAGGTGTATAGCCTGCATCGCAAGCTTGCTGGTGCTTTTTTGGCTTGCATCAAAATCGGGGCGGTGGTACCTTGCCGGGACCTTTTACTTCAAGTATATGAAAGTTATAAGTTTGATGATTAG